A DNA window from Halorubrum sp. DM2 contains the following coding sequences:
- a CDS encoding DMT family transporter — protein sequence MRRYGTAGRYLLLCAVWGTAFMATDVGLADLPAVPFAAVRFDVAAGLLFAAVFASGVDVRPRTRDDYVYVLVGGALIIGAHHAFLFAGQRYVTGGVAAVLLGLVPVVTPALTRLVATDEEFTAATALGVALGFAGVVVIADPDPANVADSVLGVSLVLASALAFAVAAVVTHSRSPSMPFLSTQAWMMAIGAVVLHAAVLALPGQSFAAATWTPAALGALAYLSAVAGIGGFLLYFTLLNDLGPIEMSFIEYVIPVFAAIAGWLVLGQNVTPATVAGFAFILAGFVAAKWRALRGLS from the coding sequence CGGCCGGTACCTGCTTCTGTGTGCCGTCTGGGGAACGGCGTTCATGGCGACGGACGTCGGCTTGGCCGACCTCCCCGCGGTGCCGTTCGCGGCCGTGCGCTTCGACGTGGCCGCCGGGCTACTGTTCGCCGCCGTGTTCGCCTCCGGCGTCGACGTCCGCCCCCGGACCCGGGACGACTACGTCTACGTGCTCGTCGGCGGCGCGCTCATCATCGGAGCCCACCACGCGTTCCTCTTCGCCGGTCAGCGGTACGTCACGGGCGGCGTCGCCGCCGTGCTGTTGGGGCTCGTTCCCGTGGTGACGCCCGCGCTCACGCGGCTCGTTGCGACCGACGAGGAGTTCACCGCCGCCACCGCGCTCGGCGTCGCGCTCGGGTTCGCCGGCGTCGTCGTCATCGCCGATCCCGACCCCGCGAACGTCGCGGACAGCGTCCTCGGCGTGTCGCTCGTGCTCGCGTCCGCGCTCGCCTTCGCCGTCGCCGCGGTGGTCACGCACAGCCGCTCGCCGTCGATGCCGTTCCTCTCCACGCAGGCGTGGATGATGGCTATCGGTGCCGTCGTCCTCCACGCCGCGGTGCTCGCGCTCCCCGGCCAATCGTTCGCGGCCGCCACGTGGACGCCGGCCGCGCTCGGCGCGCTCGCGTACCTCTCCGCGGTCGCCGGCATCGGCGGCTTCCTGCTGTACTTCACGCTGCTGAACGACCTCGGTCCTATCGAGATGAGCTTCATCGAGTACGTGATTCCCGTCTTCGCCGCCATCGCGGGCTGGCTCGTGCTCGGGCAGAACGTGACGCCCGCGACCGTCGCCGGGTTCGCGTTCATCCTTGCGGGGTTCGTCGCCGCGAAGTGGCGGGCGCTGCGCGGGCTGTCCTGA